The Methylococcus sp. Mc7 genomic sequence TTTCGGAGCGCTGGAGTTGGGAGCGAGTTGGGGCATTGTCAGCTGTCCTGATTGACGAACGAGAATTTACGATGATTCCTTGAGATGAAGGGGCGTCATCGCGCCCCGCGGCGTGTGCGGCTCAGGCGCCGGAAGCGGGCGTTTGTACTTCCTTGGCTTCGTTCAGCGCATCGATCGCTGCACGGCCGCCGTCGACGAACCCCTCGACGATGGGATTGTCCTGGGGGATGGCGCGGGCTATGAAGACGGTGCCGTAAACGATGCCGTAGGACACCATGTAGGAACTGGTATAGGCGAAGCGCGACAGCGAGCGTCCCACGTCCATGCCGGCCAGCTTCTCTCTTACCTTCGCCGCGTCTTCCGTCGCGTTCTGTACAGCGTCACGCATTGCGTCCGAGATCGATTTCAGGGTTTCGGCCTCGCCGGCATCGGTGCTGGTACTGTTCGCGGTTGGATCTGCCATGGTATTGGATACTCCCTCGAAGTTTGACAAATTCGTTGTGCCTGACAGGCCGGCCGTTCGAAACCGCCTGTAGCACCCGGGTCCAGGCTAACATGCATGTCCGGCGAAAGCCAAGACGAAGATGCCGCCGGGAACCCGATTTAACCTTACCGTAATATCGCGGGGCCGTTCTCAAGGCCGAGCCGTATAAGTATCCGGCAGGCCCGTTAAGATTTTATTGGGGTCAGATGTAAGTTTTACGGCGACGGCGCATAAAAGAAACCGATGCCGAGCATCATATAGACTCCGATCAGCATCACGCCTTCGAGCCAGGTCGAGGTCTGGTCGGCCAGGAGGTTCCGGGCGACCGTCACCGACAGGATGATGCCGACGAGTTCGAACTGAGTGAACAGCAGGTCCATGCTCATGCCCATGAGGTTGCCGGCGATGACGAGGACGGGAGCGACCAGCAGCACCAGCTGGGTCGTTGCGCCGAGGTTGACCGACAGGGCGAGGGTCATCTGGTTCCGGTAGGCGAAAGCGGTCGAATTCATGTACTGGGCCACATTGCCTACGATGGAAAGCAGGAACACACCGGCAAACACGGGGGTGAGGCCGATGGCGTCCGCTGCGTCGTCGATGGAGTCGGTCAGCGCATCGCTGACGACCGCCAGCACGACGGCCACCCCGCCGAGTATCCAGAAGGCGGTCCTGGGGCTCCATGCCGGTTTTTCTTCCTTGGTGGCTTCTCCTTTTTCCTGCAGTTCCGCTTTCACCGCGACGGCGCCGACCGCCGGCCGGTGCGTGAGCAGGGTGAAGACCATGCTGGCGAGGTAGACCATGAACAGGACGATGGAGATTTCCAGGCTGATTTCCTGGTCTGGCTTGGCCCCGAACTTGAACACCGCCGGTATCACGAGCCCGAAGGTGCCGAGCATCAGCAGCGCGCCGTTGACCGAGACCATCTCGCTGTCGAAGCTCTGGCGGGGCTTGCGCAGCCCGCCGGCAAGGAGGGAAAGGCCCATGCCGAACAGGAGCGTGCCCATGATCGAGCCTGCGATGGAGGCTTTCAGGATGTCGATCAATCCGTTGCGCAAGGCGGAGACGCCGATGATGAGCTCGGGGGCGTTGCCCATGGTGGCGTTGAGCAGGCCGCCGTACGTGGGTCCCAGATATTCCGACAGGGCGTCCGTGGCTTTTTCCATCAGGCCGGCGAGGGGCACGATGGCAAGGGCGGAGCAGAAGAAAACCAGAATCGGATCGGCATGGAACCAGTTCAGCGCAACCGATACGG encodes the following:
- the cax gene encoding calcium/proton exchanger → MNLNWLLALIPVSVALNWFHADPILVFFCSALAIVPLAGLMEKATDALSEYLGPTYGGLLNATMGNAPELIIGVSALRNGLIDILKASIAGSIMGTLLFGMGLSLLAGGLRKPRQSFDSEMVSVNGALLMLGTFGLVIPAVFKFGAKPDQEISLEISIVLFMVYLASMVFTLLTHRPAVGAVAVKAELQEKGEATKEEKPAWSPRTAFWILGGVAVVLAVVSDALTDSIDDAADAIGLTPVFAGVFLLSIVGNVAQYMNSTAFAYRNQMTLALSVNLGATTQLVLLVAPVLVIAGNLMGMSMDLLFTQFELVGIILSVTVARNLLADQTSTWLEGVMLIGVYMMLGIGFFYAPSP